The window TCACTACGCCTGCGATGGTCCACTACCTCAATACGCAGCGGCTGAGCGGCCGACAACTGCCAGGTTCAGCCCATCACGCTCGACGGGCGTTGCAGATACTACGCCGACTCAGTCTCGTGAACCTAGCGCCTCGAGGAACGGACGAGCGGGACGATTTCATCAGCATGCATCAGCTCATCCAGCGCGCTGTACGAGAAAGGGTCCAGCCCTCGGACCTGAACACTGCGGTCCGAGCGGCAGCTGACGCTCTTGAGGAGGTGTGGCCGCCGGGCGTGGACTACGCGGACACCGCCACCGGCCGCTCCCTAATGTCCAGCGCGGAGCACCTTATCGCGCATGACACAGCGGATGCGCTGTGGGATGCACAGGGGCCTCACCGCGTACTTACGCGGCTCGGCCTACAGTTGCAGGCCACCGGGCGCCGGGATCAGGGACTGCTGCACTATAGATCGATGCTGCGCACCGCGCGACGGCTACTGGGCGAAAATGCTCCGGAGACCCTGTTCCTACGCAGCGACATCGCAGGGTTGCAGGCCGAGGACGGCGACGTGCCAGCGGCGGTGAAGGAGCTCCAAGCGGTGCTGGCTGCTCAACGCCGCCTCCTGGGCGACGAGCACGCGCATGTGCTGACCACGCTGAACAATCTGGCGCACTGGCGCGGCGTTACAGGGGACTATGCGGGAGCAGTCGCTGAGTACGACCGCCTCCTCGACACCCTGCAGCGACTGCCTACTCCGTCAGACGAGGATGTTCTCGTCACTCGTCGCAACCGCGCTCACTACATGACCCAATGCGGACGGGAAGCCGAAGCCCTGCCGGAACTGCGCACTGTCGTCGAGGGCACCACGCGAATCAGCGGCCCGCGTCATCCTCGCACCATGGTCGCCCGCAACGCTTTGGCCAGCTGCTTGGGCCGACTGGGGCACAACGAAGAAGCGATCGAAATACTCACGCCTTTGCTGGCCGACCAGCAGACGGTGCACGGAGAGCTCCACAGCGAGGCCCTGATCACCCGCGCAAACCTCGCCCAACAACGCGGCAAGGCGGGCCACCTCGACGAGGCGGTCACAGAACTCACGGAGCTCGTACCACTGTTCATCACCGTGTTCGGCGCCGACCAGGTACGCACCCTCACCTGCCGCACCGTACTCGCCGAGTGGACCTGGCGAGCAGGCAAGAAGGAGAGTGCCCGCGCCCAGATGGAGAACGTGGCCGACCACGCGACACGGGCTTTGGGCCCGCACCACCATGTCACCACAGACGTACGCCAGATCCTGGCCTACTGGTCCGCAGACGCCGGAACTGCAGGATGACAGGCCACCCGGCTGTCGTCCGGGGGAAGGGAGTTCGGACAGCTGGAATACACCCGGAGGCACCCCTCTCAAGAAGGCCCGCCCCTACCCCAAACCACTTGCCGATCAGAGTGTAGATGAGCCTTGACCCCGGAGCCTGGACACGGGTTATGCGGCTGGTGTCAGCGTAGTTGATGTTGCTTCGGGAGCTGTCTCGCCGGTCGATACTGGTCCAGACCGGCTGGGCCGCTTCCTCGGGCACGGCGTCGGTGAGGCCGTCGAGGTGCTGGACTGCCTCACCGAGAGAAGCGGACCGGTCCGACGATGCATTCTTACCCCTGTGCAGCATGTGAAGAAAACGTGTGAGGGGGAGGGCGGTCATAGCCGTATCCTCTAGAGGGACATGACAAAACAACCCCCACGGTCGGCTGCCAGAACCGCACGAGAGGCGGGCGACCCAAGGTGATGATCGATTACAACGTCAGCGACCACTGGTCCGCTGATGATCCGGCCTGGCTGAAGTCCCTCGTGTCGTCACTCGACCGACACCACGGCGTGAGCACCATTCTGCCGCTCACCGTACTCGCAGAAGAGATCCTGCAGTGGGTGGAGCTTGCCAGCGGCGTCGATGCCTGGAAGAACACCGCCAACCGGAAGTCGCTGCGGCTCGACCTCGACGAATCCATCAACATGCTTGGCGCCTCACTTCGCGCGCACATCGGCGCATCACTCGCACAGTTCCAAGCCGCCTTCTCGCAGCTCACCGGGAGCCCCACGAGGGTCTTGGCGCAGCCGCCGGGCACCCGCACCGACGCTGTCTGGACCAACGTCACCAAAGCCGCGAAGGACCTCCTCAGGACGCTCGAGACAGACGAAGCTGTCCGCGCCAGCTGGGATGACCTCGTGGCCACGGCTCAGAACCGTGCCCTGGAGGGCCGGGAATACCGCCCGATTGCCGAACTGCTCTTCGATCAACTACGCAGGCGCGGACTCAGCGCGAAGTCGATCTTCCGCGACCTGATCTCGGTGATCGCATTCGGCCGTGACCCCTACGCCATTCCCATCGGCCAGAGCAACATGCCGCTACAGGAGCGGATCGCGAACGCCCGAACTCACGTCGGCACTCCGGCGAAAGTCGAGCCGGTCGTGGTGTGGCTCGGCTACCGGGGTGAGGCTTTCATCCACCTCTCCGCTGGGCGGGTGACCTTCATCAACGCCCACTGGGCAGTACCCAACGCCAGGCCCGAAGGTCAGGACTTCGAGCACAAGGAAGAGCTCTGGGAACTGGTGCGCAGCAATGATCTCTTCAAGATCGCGAAGATGGTCGATGAGGAGTCCGACGTGGACTTCCTGGTACGCGTCGACCTCGGCACGACCACGGCGGCCGGCGCATTGGACCGCGCCGTTCGCATTGTGAACACGATCCTCAACGTCTCGATACACAACTCTGGCGGGATCCGCCCGCACCTCGCCCAGCACGCGGTCCTGCGCTCCGGTAAGGCCGGCTCTCTCAACTCTTTCGTCTCCCCGCGCGAGACGGGCTTCCCCGATGATCGCTACGGCGCGGGCATCACCGCGGACGCGATCGCGAAGCACGGGCCGCGCATCGCCTCGGCGCTGGCCCGCGAAGAACTTCCCCGGTTCCTCGCGGCCGCACTCGAAGCACAGACAATCGCCGACCGCCCCTTCAGCCGCGAAATGGCTCTGAGCAAGCCTTCCGAAGCCGACATCAGCAGCGTAATTCCGCTCGCGGACCGTGTGGTGCAACACGTCGCGGCGCACGCTGCGCTCGGCCCCAACGACCTATTCGATCTCCTCGGCAAGCATTGGCCTCATGCTCGGTGGCTCACCGACATGCAGCGAGCCGTTGGCATGTGCTTGCTCGGCGTTGGAAACCGAAGTGAACTGCTCAGCGAGCTGACCGGGGAGTGGCTCGCGAAGAACCCGCCACGCCCGTGGCTTCTGTTCGTCGCTGACCGCTCCGGCGATCTCCTTTCGCTTTGCCGCATCGAGTCCGAGCGCGCCTGGATCAGGCGGATGTTCGCGAGTGTGAGCGACCACAGCGAGTACCGTGCACTGATCGCGTACTACACCGCCGAAGGCGCCGTACTGGAAGCCCGACGCCGTCGCGTCCGAAATGCCCTGGTGCATGGGAACCCCGCCAGTTTCGCGATCGTCGAGTCAGTGCGCGAGTACGCCGAGTTCCTGAGTCGCAGCGCGCTCAACCGTGGCTTCGAGTCCTATGTTCAGGGCAAGGCACCCGCTGCCGCACTCGCGCAGCAGACTGATCAGGTCACGGCGATGCAGGGCGGCCAAGACGCCGCCAGCTACTGGCGGAATCGGCTCGTCGCCAGAGCTTCACCGACCGCGAAGTCTTCGTAGACTCTCCTTAGACCGTGTCCTACGTGATGAGGCGGACGAGCCGCTTGTAGCAGCAGAGGGCGGCAGCCAGACCGAGAAAGCCCAGGTAGTTGCGGGGATCTCGCTCGTAGCGGGGACTGAGGCGACGGTAGCCGGATAGCCAGGACATCGTCCGCTCAACGACCCACCTGCGGCGTCCCAATCGCTCGCTGGACTCGATGCCCTTGCGGGCGATGCGGACGCCGATCCGCTTTCCTCGCAGCCATCTGCGCAGGTCGGCCCGGTCGTAGGCTTTGTCGGCGTGCAGCCGCTGGGGCTTGAAGTGGCGGCCGCGGTAGGGGTCGTGTCTCGTTTGGTGACCTGCCACCATCGGCTTCAGTCCTTCGCTGTCGTGGACGTTGCCGGCGGAGAGGCCGACAAGGACGGGCAGGCCGTTCGCATCCGACAGGACGTGCATCTTGGAACCCGGCTTGCCCCGGTCCACGGGGCTCGGACCTGTGTATTCGCCCCCTTTTTGGCCCTGACGTGGGCGGTGTCCAGGATGACGCGGGAGACGTTCAGGAGCCCGGCGTCGTCCAGGCGATGCAGCACGGCTTCGTGCAGTCGGCCCCAGACGCCCGCCCTGGACCAGATGAGGAACCGTCGGTGGACGGTCGACTTCGATATCCCGAAGCAGGGCGGCAGTGACCGCCAGGCGCATCCGCTGACCAGGACATAGATGATGGCGGCGAAGACCGTCCCACCAGGTGTGTTCTGCGTGCCGCCGCCCTGCGGCCGTGTCCGTTGCTCCGGAATCAGCGGCCTGGCGATCTCCCACAAGCCGTCCGGCACGATCCAGCTCCACGTTCCCCGCCCCACACGAACACCAGGTCACCGTCTCCGGGCCACTCCGGGGCAACCCCACCCAGCAACACCGCCAGGTCGAGGGCTTCGCCCGCGACGACTTCCACATCGACTACGACCGTCAGCAGGTCACCTGCCCTTAGGCCAGGTAAGCCAGGGCTGGCACGGCCCCTACCAGACCTCCTCGCCCACCGCGGCCCCGCTGATCGTGGCCAGTTCACCAAGATCTAGTGTCGGCCCTGCCCTGCCCTGCCCGCGCCCAGTGCACCAGCACCGCCGACAGCGCCCGCACCGTGGGTTTTCCCGTTCCGGAGTGGAGGGCACCGTTAGAGCTCGTAACTCGATCTTGTTGAAGTGTGCTAGTTGGCCGTGACCGGTGTGACGATTTGGCCGTTCGTGCCGGTGTGAGTACTCGGCCGTGGATCGTGGACGACGACTTGTGGGCGCTGATCGAGCCGCTCCTGCCGCCTTGGCCGGAACGGTCTCCGGGGCCTCGGCCGGTGCCGGACCGGCTCTGTCTGTAGGGCATCCTGTTCGTCCTCTACAACCATGTAGCCTGGCAACTCCTGCCCCTGGAGCTGGGCTTCGGATCGGGGCAGACGTGCTGGCGCCGACTGGGCCGGTGGCAGAAGGCAGGAGTCTTCGACCGGCTGCACCGGGTCCTGCTCGCCGGGCTGAACGCGGCCGGCGGACTCGACTGGTCGCGGGCATGCGTGGACGGCTCCCACATCCGCGCGAAAAAGGGGGACCCGACACCGGTCCGTCGCCGGTTGACCGGCGCAAGACCGGCAGCAAGCACCACTTGATCTGCGACGGCCGCGGCACCCCACTCAAGGTCATCACCACCGCGGCGAATGTCAACGACGTCACCCAGACCCTCGCCCTGGTCGACGGCATCCCGCCCGTCGCGGGCCGCCCCGGCCGGCCTCGCCGCCGACCAGACGCCCTGCTCGGCGACAAGGGCTACGACTCCAACCCGAACCGGAACACGCTGCGCGAGCGCCGGATCCTGCCTGTCATCTCGCGCAAGGGATCACCCAACATCAAGAGCATCGGCAAGCTCCGCTACGTCGTCGAGCAGACCTTCGCCCTGCTCCACCACTTCAAACGCCTCGCCGTCCGATGGGAACGACGCACCGACTCCACGACGCCTTCGTCTCCCTCGCCTGCAGCCTCATCTGCTACCGACGCCTCAAGAAGACCCACTCATGATCATGCTACGAGCTCTAAGCTGATCAAATGGCGGATAACCTGCTCATCCATGGTGGCAACGAGAACGCACTTCGTACACTGAAGGCCACCGGCCAGTATCGAGGCAGGGTCAAGGCGGCATATCTGCGACCGCCGTGGGACGCACAGTGGGGGTTCGAGAACCACGAGGCTCCTGGCCGTGCTTCCTGGCTCGGCATGATGCAGGTACATCTGCGTCTGGTGCGCGACCTGCTCTCTCCTGACGGCTCTGTGTGGGTACACGTGGACGACCGGCAGTTCGCTGACTGCCGCGTGCTCATGGACAAGGTCTACGGCCGATCGAACTTCCTATCTACAGTCGTCGTTCAGAAGCCTCCACGGAATCACTCCCCACACTTCAGGGGCAGTCACGACTACCTACTTGTCTTCGCTAACAATGCCTCGGCATGGCGACCGAACCCTCTCCCTCGTACAGTCGAATCAGAGTCGAGGTTCCAAAACCCTGACAACGATCCCCGCGGGCCGTGGAGAACAGCTGACCTGTCCTACCCCGGGTCGCGTGAGGGCCTGCGCTACGAAGTGGTAGGTCCGTCCGGAATCGCTGTACAGCCACCTGACCGCCGGTCTTGGCGATTCACGCAGCAGGAATTCCAAAAACTTGATCTCGATGCGCGTATCGCATGGTCGGCCGACGGTTGCCCGAAGCTGAAGCTCTATCTATCGGAGGCGCTGGACAGGCCGCCCACCACGCTATGGAGTTCGGCTGATGTGGGGACAAGTTCTCAAGCGCGCCAGCACCTGAGCGGACTGCTCGATGAAATGCACCAGCCGACTCCACCGCCGGAACAACTGCTGAAGCATATCCTCACGATCGCGACCAGACCCGGTGACCTGGTATTCGACTATTTCGGCGACTCAGGAACGGCCGCTGCAGTCGCGCACAAAACGAACCGCTGCTGGCTCGCTATTGACAGCGAGTTGAACGTTGTGCGTAACCGTCTGGACAAAGTAATCAGCGGTAGCGATCCAGGCGGAATTACACGCGAAGTGAACTGGACAGGCGGTGGGCACTATGACGTAATTACGGCGACGGGACCCAACGGAGAATCCGGACCCCCTGAGTTGGGGACCGACGAAGATGTGCGGATTCAGGTCGTCACGTACCGCAAGGACGGGAGCATCGCTCCCACATTGGACCCGACCGAGAAGTACCACCGATCCGCTCAGCTAGAGGTAATCAGGCAACGCCGCGAACTATTGCAGAAGCTTCGCGAGGTCGTCAGTGAAAGAAGTACGCCGGAAGCTGTAGTTCAACGGCTAATCGAATCCAATCACTGGATCTTCGGGGGCGAGTACACAGGAACCTCGAAGCGACGTGACCTGTTCCCCCGTGACCAGCACGACATTCTTCTCGTGCGAGCTGACCAAAGCGTTCATGTCGTGGAACTCAAGAAGCCCGGAGCCCCACTTGTCAGGAGATACCGCGGTAGTTTGATCATGTCGAACGAGGTGCACGAGGCAGTAAGTCAATGCAAGAACTACATTCAGAAAATGGATGACTCGGGAGCAACCCTGCAAACGATTTACCGCACCGAAGATTCCCTTGAATACGATTTTCTTCGTGCGCGGGGAACTGTTGTGATCGGGAATCCCGATCACGTGGAGGTGCCTGGCGTCACTCAGCAGATGGTCACTCATGCCATCCGTTCTTACAATGCGGACCAGGGCCGGGTGCAGGTTTTGACCTATTTGAATCTGATCGAAAGCGCGGAAGAGGCACTCCGCTTCGATGAGAATGACCTCGAATCTCCTGGTATCGGGGGCGAAATTTGACGAGTACGCTCTAATCCCGGCGGACAAGTCTATGAGCTCGTAGCATGATCATGAGTGGGTCTTCTTGAGGCGTCGGTAGCAGATGAGGCTGCAGGCGAGGGAGACGAAGGCGTCGTGGAGTCGGTGCGTCGTTCCCATCGGACGGCGAGGCGTTTGAAGTGGTGGAGCAGGGCGAAGGTCTGCTCGACGACGTAGCGGAGCTTGCCGATGCTCTTGATGTTGGGTGATCCCTTGCGCGAGATGACAGGCAGGATCCGGCGCTCGCGCAGCGTGTTCCGGTTCGGGTTGGAGTCGTAGCCCTTGTCGCCGAGCAGGGCGTCTGGTCGGCGGCGAGGCCGGCCGGGGCGGCCCGCGACGGGCGGGATGCCGTCGACCAGGGCGAGGGTCTGGGTGACGTCGTTGACATTCGCCGCGGTGGTGATGACCTTGAGTGGGGTGCCGCGGCCGTCGCAGATCAAGTGGTGCTTGCTGCCGGTCTTGCGCCGGTCAACCGGCGACGGACCGGTGTCGGGTCCCCCTTTTTCGCGCGGATGTGGGAGCCGTCCACGCATGCCCGCGACCAGTCGAGTCCGCCGGCCGCGTTCAGCCCGGCGAGCAGGACCCGGTGCAGCCGGTCGAAGACTCCTGCCTTCTGCCACCGGCCCAGTCGGCGCCAGCACGTCTGCCCCGATCCGAAGCCCAGCTCCAGGGGCAGGAGTTGCCAGGCTACATGGTTGTAGAGGACGAACAGGATGCCCTACAGACAGAGCCGGTCCGGCACCGGCCGAGGCCCCGGAGACCGTTCCGGCCAAGGCGGCAGGAGCGGCTCGATCAGCGCCCACAAGTCGTCGTCCACGATCCACGGCCGAGTACTCACACCGGCACGAACGGCCAAATCGTCACACCGGTCACGCAGGGCTTGGTCAAGTTCCGGAGTCGTGCGGCTGGGTCGGGCCGTGACCGGTTGGGGTGCATAGCAGAGCAGGCACGGGCTTCGTGATCATTGGGGTGTCGAAGCTCAACGATCATGAGGTGGCCCGTGCCTGCCGCTGTATCCTCCCCTATCCCCGCAGTGCTGGTGAAGCTGGGTCCGCTGGACGGCGGCCGGGTCGCTGACCTGCGCCCCTACCTGGACCTGGTGCCCGACCCGCGTGCGCGGCGGGGCCGTTGGTACTCGCTGACCGCCATCCTCCTCATCTGTGCCTGTGCGGCCGTCTCAGGAGCGAGGAGCGTCGACGAACTCGCCGAGTGGGCGGAGCGGGCCTCGGACGCCCTGCTGGCGGCCGTCGGCGTGCGCCGCCATCCGCTCCAGTGGCGCCGGACTCCCTCACGGACCACGATCGGGCGTGTCCTCCGGGCTGTCGACGGCGACGCCCTGGACCGGGCGGTCGGCGCCTACCTCACCGGCCGGCACGACGCCGCCGGGGCCGGGTTTGGACAGCGTCGCGTGATCGCCGTCGACGGCAAGGCCCTGAAGGGGTCGGCCCACCTGACCGCCACCCGCCGGCACCTGCTCTCCGCGGTCACCCACCACCGGGCCGTGACCCTCGCCCAGACGGAGGTGGGAGCGAAGACGAACGAGACCACGCACTTCCGGCCCCTGCTCGAGCCGCTGGACCTTCAAGAAGCTCTTGTCACCTTTGACGCGCTGCACTCGGTCCAGGCGAACGTCACCTGGCTGGTCGAGACCAAGAACGCCCACTACATCGCGGTGATCAAAGCCAACCAGCCGACCGCACACCGCCAGCTCGCGGCCCTGCCCTGGCGGGACATCCCGGTCCAGCACACCACGACCTCCACCGGACACGGCCGCCGCGAGTCCCGCTCCGTCAAGACCTGCGGCATCGCGGACGAACTCGGCGGGATCGCCTTCCCCCACGCCCGTCTGGCCGTCCGCGTCCACCGCCGCCGCAGGCAGACCGGCCGACGCGAAACCCGCGAGACGGTCTACGCCGTCACCAGCCTCGACGCCCACCAAGCCGGCCCCGCCGAGCTCGCCGCCGCGATCCGCGGCCACTGGACCGTGGAAGCCCTGCACCACCTGAGCTTGTTCTTTATGGTCCGGGCTCGAACACCGGGTAGGACACCGTCACTCACCTGGGCATTCGCCGGACAGGCGGTCGGCCTCCGCATGAGCATGCGTTCTGTCACCGAACCACACTCATACGAAGGCCGCAGGGGTGAGTCTGCTGCATCACGATGTCCGGCACGAGGCGTTCGACTTCACATCACACTTCCGGGAGGACCTCTACGCCTGCCTGACCCGGCGTGGTGACACCCTGTTCGAGCTCTGCGACGCGATGCTCTGCGAGAACGGGCCGGTGACCTCGCCGGTGGACCTGACGCTGCTGGCCGAACACCGTCGCGGACACGGCGCGCTCTACGACGCGCTGAACCACGGCCGCATCGACGCCGCCCGGTTGCGCCGCGCGCTGGCCGTGCTCCCGCAGCCCAAGGCCGCCGACAACCGGCTCGTCCTCGCCGTCGACGTCAGCCACTGGCTGCGACCCGACGCCCCGTGCAGCCCGGACCGCCTGTTCTGCCACGTCTACGGACGCAGCGGACGTTCCAGTGACCAGCTGATCCCGGGCTGGCCGTACTCGTTCGTCGCCGCTCTGGAGAGAGGACGCACCTCGTGGTGTCAGCTGCTGGACGCGCTCCGTCTCGGCCCCGGCGACGACGTCGCCGCGGTGACCGCCCGCCAGGTGAGCCGGGTGGTGGCCGACCTGATCGACGGCGGCCAGTGGGAGGACGGCGACCCGGACATCCTGGTCGTCTTCGACGCCGGCTACGACGCCCCGCGCATGGCCTACCTCCTCAAGGGCCTGCCGGTGGAGGTCCTGGGGCGGATGCGCGCGGACCGGGTGATGCGCAGGCCCGTCCCTGCCACCTGGACACAGCCGAGGCAGGGAGGCCGGCCGCCGAAGCACGGTGCGGAGTTCCGCTTCGCCAGGCCCGACACCTGGGGCGAGCCGGACCAGGCGACGGTGCAGGTCACCGACCGGTACGGCACCGCCCGGGCGATGGCCTTCGACCGCCTCCACCCGAAGCTGACCACCCGCAGCGCGTGGATCGACCACACCGGTGAACTCCCCCTCATCGAGGGCACTGTGATCCGACTCGAAGTCGACCGCCTGCCCGGCGGCCAGGACCCGCTGCCCGTCTGGCTGTGGTCCTCGAAGACCGGCATGACCAGCGAGGATGTCGACCTGCGCTGGCAGGCGTTCTTGCGCAGATTCGATCTGGAGCACACCTTCAGAATGATCAAGCAGACGCTCGGCTGGACCCGGCCGAAACTCCGCAGCCCCGAGGCGGCCGACCGCTGGACCTGGCTGGTCATCGCCGCCCACACTCAGCTCCGCCTCACCCGTGATGCCGCCGCCGACCTCCGCCATCCCTGGGAGAAACCGGCCGAGCCCGGCCGGCTCACCCCCGCCCGCGTCCGGCGCGGGTTCCGGAACATCCGCCCGCACCTTCATTGCCCGGCCCGCGCACCGAAACCCTCAACACCCGGGCCGGGCAGACCACATGGCTCGAAGAACCGCCACCCAGCAACCCGCCATGACGTCGGTAAAACGACCAGACGCCCCGAGAGCATCACTGAACGGAATCAGTCCAAAGACCGCAAAGGTTAAATTTCAAGCTGAGAGACGTGACCTTCGCCGAGGACGCCTCCACCGTCCACACCGGCACCGCACCCCGGGCCATGGCCACCCTCCGCAACCTTGCCATCGGCCTGCTCAGAACCCTGGGAGCCGACAACATCGCCAAAACCACCCGGGCGATCCGTGACCAACCCGAACGAGCACTTCTACTCCTGGGCATCACCAACAACCCGGAAACCGAGGGGACTTGATCAAGCCCTGCCGGTCACGGCCAACCAGCACACTTCAACAAGATCGCGTTACGAGCTCTTAACGAGTTCGCCCAGGGACACGGCATGCGACGCTGTCGCTACCGCGGACAGGGGAAAGCCCACATTCAGCACGTCCTGACGGCCATCGCCGTCAAAATCGAACGCCTCAGCGGGCTATTACCGGCCGAGGAAGCACCTACACCCCGCCGACCGACCGCCTTCCAGAACTACCTCGACCAGTGCGAGCTACCCCGACCGAAATCCTGGCGAACCCTGGCACCTGACCACGGCAACTCCAAGATTCCCGAAAGAGTCAAGCTTCGGGAGAAACGAGCGCTGGGCGAGATCCGGGCCGTGCCGCGCCCGACGCCGAGGATGTCACCAGCGGCCCGCTGCCAGTTGTCGTCGAGTTCGACCTTGCCACGGTCACTGCCGGACAGGGCCTCTGCAGCATCACCTGCTGTACGGCGCCAGCCCTTTGTTTCCGGCGACCACCAAAGAGTCGACGAGCATCTGCCAATCGCCCAGCTCGCCGAGTTCCTCGGCCGTTCTGCGGATCTCGTTGAGCCAGTCGTCCGAAAGCTGAGACCGCTTGACCGTGACACGCCCCTCTTGGATGCACAGGTCGGACACCCAGTACACGCCACGAGTTACCTGCGTTTCCTTCGGCAGCTTCCGAAGGATGCGGATAAGAGCGTCGACGGACATGATCCCTCCGCGAGCGGCCGGCAGCCAGTCGTCGATCGCCTCGACGAAGTCCTCAGCGCGCACCCAGTCGATGGGCTTACCGACGACCTCGTGGTACATGCTTTGTGTCCACGAAAGTGGGTGCGGCAGCAGAGCGGCGGCGGCCCAGTCCCCCCAGTGGTGGTCGCGGTAGGGGCTCGGGTCGTCGCTCAGGTAGCCGATAGCATGGCGCAGCAACGACGGCCAGACTCCTCGGGCGGCTTCGGCCAAGCGTTCGTTCTCTGCGCCTGCCGCGGCGAGGCCGTGTAGGAAATTCGACATCAGCTGCGCATCTGCGCGAAGAACATCGAGGTGCTCGAGCAGCGGCCCCGCGTCGCCGTTTTTCACGAATGCTTCGAGCAGAGCCCGTGCGGCGACAAGGGTGTGCATCCCGCGGTCGTCCGCGGTCCAGCCCTCTTTCTCCTGCGTGACCATGGCTCGTCGCTCAACATCGAGAAACGCGGCAAGAAGCGTCACCGCGTCGTCGGTGCAACAGTGCTCTGCCGATGCGGCTGCGCCGAGTCCGCGAAGGGCCGCGTCGAGAACCGCGACGTCCACCGAGTCGCCGGGCAGTTCCTGGAGACGCCGAACAACGTCGCCGGTGATCCGGGCCCTCGACCGACTCAGGCCGTCCTGGTCCCAGGGACCGATTTCTGCGCCACGAGCGGTCTCAAGTATCCAGCTCAACGCGGTTCGGTGGATGCAGGGGGCGAAGTGGCACGGCGACCTCCAGACGACATCGCATCCACGCGCCAGGTACAGCCGAGTCTCCAAGGACGCCTTGCCTGCCATCGCAAGACCCGCCTGGGCAACATCTTCGGTCGAGCCACTGGCCGCTTCCAACGGTGCGGCCAGTGCG of the Streptomyces sp. NBC_01788 genome contains:
- a CDS encoding Shedu anti-phage system protein SduA domain-containing protein; translated protein: MADNLLIHGGNENALRTLKATGQYRGRVKAAYLRPPWDAQWGFENHEAPGRASWLGMMQVHLRLVRDLLSPDGSVWVHVDDRQFADCRVLMDKVYGRSNFLSTVVVQKPPRNHSPHFRGSHDYLLVFANNASAWRPNPLPRTVESESRFQNPDNDPRGPWRTADLSYPGSREGLRYEVVGPSGIAVQPPDRRSWRFTQQEFQKLDLDARIAWSADGCPKLKLYLSEALDRPPTTLWSSADVGTSSQARQHLSGLLDEMHQPTPPPEQLLKHILTIATRPGDLVFDYFGDSGTAAAVAHKTNRCWLAIDSELNVVRNRLDKVISGSDPGGITREVNWTGGGHYDVITATGPNGESGPPELGTDEDVRIQVVTYRKDGSIAPTLDPTEKYHRSAQLEVIRQRRELLQKLREVVSERSTPEAVVQRLIESNHWIFGGEYTGTSKRRDLFPRDQHDILLVRADQSVHVVELKKPGAPLVRRYRGSLIMSNEVHEAVSQCKNYIQKMDDSGATLQTIYRTEDSLEYDFLRARGTVVIGNPDHVEVPGVTQQMVTHAIRSYNADQGRVQVLTYLNLIESAEEALRFDENDLESPGIGGEI
- a CDS encoding IS5 family transposase (programmed frameshift) translates to MGRGTWSWIVPDGLWEIARPLIPEQRTRPQGGGTQNTPGGTVFAAIIYVLVSGCAWRSLPPCFGISKSTVHRRFLIWSRAGVWGRLHEAVLHRLDDAGLLNVSRVILDTAHVRAKKGGEYTGPSPVDRGKPGSKMHVLSDANGLPVLVGLSAGNVHDSEGLKPMVAGHQTRHDPYRGRHFKPQRLHADKAYDRADLRRWLRGKRIGVRIARKGIESSERLGRRRWVVERTMSWLSGYRRLSPRYERDPRNYLGFLGLAAALCCYKRLVRLIT
- a CDS encoding ISAs1 family transposase, with protein sequence MPAAVSSPIPAVLVKLGPLDGGRVADLRPYLDLVPDPRARRGRWYSLTAILLICACAAVSGARSVDELAEWAERASDALLAAVGVRRHPLQWRRTPSRTTIGRVLRAVDGDALDRAVGAYLTGRHDAAGAGFGQRRVIAVDGKALKGSAHLTATRRHLLSAVTHHRAVTLAQTEVGAKTNETTHFRPLLEPLDLQEALVTFDALHSVQANVTWLVETKNAHYIAVIKANQPTAHRQLAALPWRDIPVQHTTTSTGHGRRESRSVKTCGIADELGGIAFPHARLAVRVHRRRRQTGRRETRETVYAVTSLDAHQAGPAELAAAIRGHWTVEALHHLSLFFMVRARTPGRTPSLTWAFAGQAVGLRMSMRSVTEPHSYEGRRGESAASRCPARGVRLHITLPGGPLRLPDPAW
- a CDS encoding NF041680 family putative transposase, with product MSLLHHDVRHEAFDFTSHFREDLYACLTRRGDTLFELCDAMLCENGPVTSPVDLTLLAEHRRGHGALYDALNHGRIDAARLRRALAVLPQPKAADNRLVLAVDVSHWLRPDAPCSPDRLFCHVYGRSGRSSDQLIPGWPYSFVAALERGRTSWCQLLDALRLGPGDDVAAVTARQVSRVVADLIDGGQWEDGDPDILVVFDAGYDAPRMAYLLKGLPVEVLGRMRADRVMRRPVPATWTQPRQGGRPPKHGAEFRFARPDTWGEPDQATVQVTDRYGTARAMAFDRLHPKLTTRSAWIDHTGELPLIEGTVIRLEVDRLPGGQDPLPVWLWSSKTGMTSEDVDLRWQAFLRRFDLEHTFRMIKQTLGWTRPKLRSPEAADRWTWLVIAAHTQLRLTRDAAADLRHPWEKPAEPGRLTPARVRRGFRNIRPHLHCPARAPKPSTPGPGRPHGSKNRHPATRHDVGKTTRRPESITERNQSKDRKG
- a CDS encoding tetratricopeptide repeat protein; protein product: MLKVSDTGSAHAEPNGWANSGYVENVTVVVKEAFRPQWPLLVGSVPVPASQFEPREASSGLREWIDSADTTPSTMVLCGMGGVGKTQVAADFAADMLAKARSQKVDSASVNTDTQPSDPVASPLARVDLVVWVTADRTEHIVGTYARAWRAVTGLSPSGDADDEAARFLSWLATTPRQWLVVLDDVPDVGALRDWLPPRTAGGRCVVTTRSKDAAWHTEHRARVDVGLYTPAMSRRYLQNVLRLQGREQDATHLERLADDLGHLPLALAQAAAYLCEDRSLTVAQYRALLADRTLQLADVLPDDSSLPDTQQHTVAAAWHLSVQRANELAPVGLASPLLTVLCLLDTHAVPMATITTPAMVHYLNTQRLSGRQLPGSAHHARRALQILRRLSLVNLAPRGTDERDDFISMHQLIQRAVRERVQPSDLNTAVRAAADALEEVWPPGVDYADTATGRSLMSSAEHLIAHDTADALWDAQGPHRVLTRLGLQLQATGRRDQGLLHYRSMLRTARRLLGENAPETLFLRSDIAGLQAEDGDVPAAVKELQAVLAAQRRLLGDEHAHVLTTLNNLAHWRGVTGDYAGAVAEYDRLLDTLQRLPTPSDEDVLVTRRNRAHYMTQCGREAEALPELRTVVEGTTRISGPRHPRTMVARNALASCLGRLGHNEEAIEILTPLLADQQTVHGELHSEALITRANLAQQRGKAGHLDEAVTELTELVPLFITVFGADQVRTLTCRTVLAEWTWRAGKKESARAQMENVADHATRALGPHHHVTTDVRQILAYWSADAGTAG